The Daucus carota subsp. sativus chromosome 2, DH1 v3.0, whole genome shotgun sequence genome includes a window with the following:
- the LOC108209142 gene encoding chitinase-like protein 1 — protein MKRGVLLLFVVVVLSVGVNGDSSKEILVKKVKGHRVCSQGWECKQWSKYCCNQTISDLFQVYQFEELFSKRNTPVAHAVGFWDYQSFILAAAQFEPLGFGTTGGKLMQMKEIAAFFGHVGSKTSCGYGVATGGPLAWGLCYNRELSPSQSYCDDSYKYTYPCAPGAEYYGRGALPIYWNVNYGAAGEALKVDLLNHPEYIEQNATLAFQAAIWRWMTEIKKGQPSSHDAFVGNWKPTKNDTLAKRTPGFGATMNILYGEMVCGQGDIDAMNTIVSHYQYYLDLMGVGREQAGPHEILTCAEQEAFNPATKSKDDS, from the exons ATGAAAAGGGGGgttttgttgttgtttgttgTGGTGGTTTTGAGTGTTGGTGTGAATGGGGATTCTTCCAAAGAGATCCTGGTGAAGAAAGTCAAGGGACATAGAGTTTGTAGTCAAGGATGGGAATGTAAGCAATGGTCTAAGTATTGTTGTAATCAAACAATCTCAGATTTGTTTCAGGTTTATCAGTTTGAAGAGCTTTTCTCCAAGAGAAATACGCCTGTGGCTCATGCTGTTGGATTCTGGGATTACCAGTCTTTCATTCTGGCAGCTGCTCAGTTTGAGCCTCTTGGCTTTGGTACCACAGGTGGAAAGCTTATGCAGATGAAGGAGATTGCTGCTTTTTTCGGTCATGTTGGAAGTAAAACCTCCT GTGGTTATGGAGTCGCAACTGGAGGACCATTGGCATGGGGTTTGTGCTACAACAGAGAATTAAGTCCTAGCCAATCATATTGTGATGACTCATACAAGTACACATACCCATGTGCTCCTGGGGCTGAATACTACGGACGTGGTGCTCTGCCTATCTACTG GAACGTCAACTATGGCGCTGCTGGGGAGGCCCTAAAGGTGGATCTATTGAACCATCCAGAATACATTGAACAGAATGCTACCCTTGCATTCCAGGCAGCAATCTGGAGGTGGATGACCGAAATCAAGAAGGGGCAGCCTTCATCACATGATGCTTTCGTCGGCAACTGGAAGCCCACCAAGAATGACACTTTAGCCAAGCGAACTCCTGGTTTCGGTGCCACCATGAATATTCTTTATGGGGAAATGGTATGCGGTCAAGGTGACATCGATGCCATGAACACCATCGTCTCCCATTACCAATACTACCTTGACTTAATGGGTGTTGGCCGTGAGCAGGCAGGACCACATGAAATACTCACGTGTGCAGAGCAGGAAGCTTTCAATCCAGCAACCAAAAGTAAAGATGACTCTTGA
- the LOC108209592 gene encoding chitinase-like protein 1, producing the protein MKKGVLLLLLVVVVLSVGVNGDSSKEILVKKVKGHRVCSQGWECKQWSKYCCNQTISDLFQVYQFEELFSKRNTPVAHAVGFWDYQSFILAAAQFEPLGFGTTGGKLMQMKEIAAFFGHVGSKTSCGYGVATGGPLAWGLCYNRELSPSQTYCDDSYKYTYPCAPGAEYYGRGALPIYWNVNYGAAGEALKVDLLNHPEYIEQNATLAFQAAIWRWMTEIKKGQPSSHDAFVGNWKPTKNDTLAKRTPGFGATMNILYGEMVCGQGDIDAMNTIVSHYQYYLDLMGVGREEAGPHEVLTCADQEAFNPATKSKDDS; encoded by the exons ATGAAAAAGGGggttttgttgttgttgttggtggtggtggttttGAGTGTTGGTGTGAATGGGGATTCTTCAAAGGAGATCttggtgaagaaagtgaaggGACATAGAGTTTGTAGTCAAGGATGGGAATGTAAGCAATGGTCTAAGTATTGTTGTAATCAAACTATCTCAGATTTGTTTCAGGTTTATCAGTTTGAAGAGCTTTTCTCCAAGAGAAATACGCCTGTGGCTCATGCTGTTGGATTCTGGGATTACCAGTCTTTCATTCTGGCAGCTGCTCAGTTTGAGCCTCTTGGCTTTGGTACCACAGGTGGAAAGCTTATGCAGATGAAGGAAATTGCTGCGTTTTTCGGTCATGTTGGAAGTAAAACCTCCT GTGGTTATGGAGTCGCAACTGGAGGACCATTGGCATGGGGTTTGTGCTACAACAGAGAATTGAGTCCTAGCCAAACATATTGTGATGACTCGTACAAGTACACATACCCATGTGCTCCTGGGGCTGAATACTACGGACGTGGTGCTCTGCCTATCTACTG GAACGTTAACTATGGTGCTGCTGGTGAGGCCCTAAAGGTGGATCTATTGAACCATCCAGAATACATTGAACAGAATGCTACCCTTGCATTCCAGGCAGCAATCTGGAGGTGGATGACCGAAATCAAGAAGGGGCAGCCTTCATCACATGATGCTTTCGTCGGCAACTGGAAGCCCACCAAGAATGACACTTTAGCCAAGCGAACTCCTGGTTTCGGTGCCACAATGAATATTCTTTACGGGGAAATGGTATGCGGTCAAGGTGACATCGATGCCATGAACACCATCGTCTCTCATTACCAATACTACCTTGACTTGATGGGTGTTGGCCGTGAGGAGGCAGGACCTCATGAAGTACTCACGTGTGCGGATCAGGAAGCTTTCAATCCAGCAACCAAAAGTAAAGATGACTCTTGA
- the LOC108205982 gene encoding pentatricopeptide repeat-containing protein At3g29290 isoform X1, with protein MALLLKGSVAVTLKCNGCYSYEDELSASKILNLRNPCLFFNCSSYFGSEIKANTKRAKLSGNNCVLLDGLHSLTGLRHSKMATTNNLVRVSSTNRNVSSFKNVLVENEKDNFDAESMNQESPPWGNVEIKGISELMCDGGSVALIKPRGEVVKMTNTLCFLEETDEEVLSNRILKLSRSNKVVSALSLYRSMEFSGLRANLHACNSLLSCLVRNQVLDEALKIFEILKESEMTTGHTYSLILKAIANAWGCNAALNMYEDLSGNSYIKKKFDAIAYNTMLSICGKVNDWVQAERIWRNLNDNGRTGTALTYRLLVCIFVRCSQNELALDAYREMIQNSLEPTDDMMQAIIGACSKEGEWDMGLSVFHRMLNQGMKPNAVACNALINSLGKANKANLALKVYGIMKSLGHIPDAYTWNAILGALYKAEEHADVLRLFQNLQAAKKSKISLHMYNTALMSCKRLGAWDRALQLLWHMESSGLPISTVSYNLVIGTCEVARRPKIALQVYERMLHQHHTPDLFTLLSLIRSCIWGSLWHEMEQVLKQVPQNASLYNVSIQGMFLRGKIDSAKKLYKEMQENGCEPDGKTRALMLQYMRKHSVRRARRRRLTQWKV; from the exons ATGGCTCTACTTTTAAAGGGTTCAGTTGCTGTTACATTGAAATGTAATGGGTGTTACAGCTACGAAGATGAGTTATCTGCTTCAAAAATTCTTAACTTAAGAAACCCATGTTTGTTTTTCAATTGTTCGTCGTATTTTGGCTCAGAAATAAAAGCAAACACAAAGCGTGCAAAGCTTAGTGGCAACAACTGTGTTTTGCTTGATGGCTTGCATTCTTTAACTGGGCTTCGGCATTCGAAAATGGCCACAACCAATAACTTAGTTAGGGTTTCAAGTACAAATCGAAATGTTTCTAGCTTCAAGAATGTGCTTGTCGAAAatgaaaaagataattttgatGCTGAGTCTATGAACCAAGAATCGCCTCCTTGGGGAAATGTTGAAATAAAAGGGATTTCTGAATTGATGTGTGATGGCGGTAGTGTGGCACTAATAAAACCTCGAGGTGAAGTGGTTAAGATGACCAACACGTTGTGTTTCTTAGAGGAAACAGATGAAGAGGTCTTGTCTAATAGGATATTGAAGCTTAGCAGGTCAAATAAGGTTGTGAGTGCTTTGAGTTTGTATAGGTCCATGGAATTTTCTGGACTTCGCGCCAACTTGCATGCATGCAATTCTCTTCTCTCTTGCCTTGTGAGGAATCAAGTGCTTGACGAGGCACTGAAAATCTTTGAGATACTGAAGGAAAGTGAGATGACTACAGGCCATACATATAGCTTGATACTAAAAGCAATTGCAAATGCTTGGGGTTGTAATGCTGCACTGAATATGTATGAAGATTTGTCAGGGAATAgttatattaagaaaaaatttgATGCAATTGCGTATAACACAATGTTGTCAATTTGTGGAAAAGTGAATGACTGGGTTCAGGCTGAAAGAATTTGGAGAAATTTGAATGATAATGGTCGTACTGGAACCGCTCTGACTTACCGCTTGTTGGTTTGCATATTTGTTCGTTGCAGTCAGAATGAATTAGCGCTTGATGCTTATCGTGAGATGATTCAGAATAGCTTGGAACCAACTGATGACATGATGCAAGCTATTATAGGAGCATGCTCAAAAGAGGGGGAATGGGATATGGGTCTAAGTGTCTTCCACCGTATGTTGAACCAAGGGATGAAGCCAAATGCAGTTGCTTGTAATGCTTTGATTAATTCGCTTGGGAAAGCCAACAAGGCCAACTTAGCTCTAAAGGTTTATGGTATTATGAAATCCTTGGGACATATACCTGATGCGTACACATGGAATGCAATACTTGGTGCTTTATACAAGGCAGAGGAACATGCCGATGTTCTTCGTCTCTTTCAAAATCTTCAAGCTGCAAAGAAATCTAAAATAAGTTTACACATGTACAATACTGCTTTGATGTCTTGCAAGAGACTCGGAGCATGGGATAGAGCTTTGCAGCTACTGTGGCATATGGAATCCTCTGGCTTACCCATCTCAACTGTATCATATAACCTTGTTATCGGGACTTGTGAGGTTGCAAGAAGGCCAAAGATTGCATTACAAGTATACGAGCGCATGCTTCATCAACATCACACCCCAGATCTGTTTACTCTATTATCACTGATAAGGAGTTGTATATGGGGTTCTCTTTGGCATGAAATGGAGCAAGTGCTTAAA CAGGTTCCGCAGAATGCATCTCTTTACAATGTTTCTATACAGGGGATGTTCTTAAGGGGCAAGATTGACTCAGCCAAAAAGTTATATAAAGAAATGCAAGAAAATGGTTGTGAACCTGATGGAAAAACTCGGGCATTGATGCTTCAATACATGCGAAAACACTCTGTTAGGCGGGCAAGAAG GAGGAGGTTAACCCAATGGAAAGTGTGA
- the LOC108207331 gene encoding uncharacterized protein LOC108207331 — translation MESFLAQSSADPNFIPRFIQRLLEEEEVMRSNGSVSWSTSTMLPFLKPKLMQLKGFREIESPFLRKMYEMVDDPDTNEIISWSVYGTSFFIRDKLNFKGLLLQYFGHDTIKNFTNCLSAYGFKRVDSFLNEYKQEKFQRGQKHMLKHIKKRPSKSDTMRNLLEDMVAEVKRLRDHQDIEIKNEIFNLKQQEEKRKNCLSSLKECLGHAKCKLIQIKESSDSRNRKEARPWLDPFKNIDKLKMAMERMEVDIMDLESNHEATAHYLTGLKGYFLTTESRQQKMEVHMEKTLRIFGFDDEVRKKPRAMKPRHQKLTRRRRPVSAASSVQSTCSQNTVLTYQPETSTPLNSNDIAWARELELDMNIESGEHGLAIHHINEQNETKPSETCLENSNDMNMWARDLEDELASEAEIHETKIHVWTEHPNAKFESYSTGNCEHENKSATTLHNDMIKNSSTQAPDYQVQEQIKKENFGASERNCDDIDLWVSIVEGDVVFE, via the exons ATGGAGAGCTTCCTAGCTCAGTCATCTGCTGACCCCAATTTCATTCCCAGGTTTATTCAACGACtgctggaagaagaagaagtcatGCGTTCTAATGGCAGTGTTAGTTGGTCTACGTCGACAATGTTGCCATTTCTGAAACCCAAACTTATGCAACTAAAAGGATTCAGAGAGATTGAAAGTCCTTTCTTGAGGAAAATGTATGAAATGGTAGATGATCCGGATACAAATGAAATCATATCGTGGAGTGTGTATGGGACAAGCTTTTTTATTCGAgacaaattaaatttcaaagGTCTGCTCTTACAATACTTTGGCCATGATACAATCAAGAATTTCACTAATTGTCTCAGTGCATAT GGTTTTAAGAGAGTAGATTCATTTCTCAATGAATACAAACAAGAAAAGTTTCAAAGAGGTCAGAAGCATATGCTAAAACACATCAAGAAAAGGCCCAGTAAATCAGATACCATGAGGAATTTGCTAGAAGATATGGTGGCAGAGGTGAAAAGACTGAGAGATCATCAAGACATAGAGATAAAAAACGAGATTTTTAATTTGAAGCAGCAGGAGGAGAAAAGAAAGAACTGTTTGTCATCGCTTAAAGAATGCCTTGGACACGCTAAATGCAAGCTGATACAGATTAAAGAAAGCTCTGATTCAAGGAAT AGAAAAGAAGCAAGGCCATGGCTTGATCCATTTAAGAACATTGATAAACTGAAGATGGCTATGGAAAGAATGGAAGTTGATATTATGGATTTGGAATCAAACCATGAGGCCACAGCTCATTATCTGACTGGTTTAAAAGGCTACTTTCTTACTACAGAGTCTAGGCAACAAAAGATGGAGGTTCACATGGAAAAAACTTTAAGAATTTTCGGGTTTGATGATGAAGTTAGAAAGAAGCCTAGAGCAATGAAGCCACGACATCAAAAACTAACTAGAAGGCGCAGACCAGTTTCTGCAGCAAGCTCGGTGCAGTCCACATGCAGCCAGAATACGGTTTTGACTTATCAACCAGAAACTAGCACACCATTAAATTCCAATGATATAGCATGGGCAAGAGAACTTGAGCTTGATATGAATATTGAGTCCGGGGAGCATGGATTGGCAATTCATCATATTAACGAACAAAATGAAACGAAGCCTTCTGAAACTTGTTTAGAAAATTCTAATGACATGAACATGTGGGCTAGAGATCTTGAGGACGAGTTAGCTTCTGAAGCAGAAATACATGAAACAAAGATTCATGTTTGGACAGAACATCCAAATGCTAAATTTGAATCATATAGTACGGGAAATTGTGAACATGAAAATAAGTCAGCCACGACACTACATAATGATATGATTAAGAACTCAAGTACTCAGGCACCAGATTACCAAGTCCAAGAAcagattaaaaaagaaaatttcggAGCAAGTGAAAGAAATTGTGATGATATTGATTTGTGGGTGAGTATAGTTGAGGGTGATGTTGTATTTGAGTAG
- the LOC108209031 gene encoding protein RIK isoform X2 has protein sequence MTEDDCPPAQSSSTKQRKRKWDQPAESFISAVPGVIPLGNVGSPMLQAVSAINTTQQLLTPSLQQHAVTLVQKINQTKLQEELIAREIVINDAESSIRNKLTKRQTQEEIQRCTGSVVITRGKYRPPNGPTDGEKPLYLHISAGAHLETTADRIKAVDQAAAMVDEMLKQDSLNSGTKPLSTRVYLGFEPDPSLNIVARIRGPNDQYVNHIVNETGATVLLRGRGSGNPESVQGEGQQPLHLLLSCSNSKGLEHAKLLAENLLDTICAECGASRVSSCKVYGAVPPPQQLLAAVPPTISTASFVPVPVSPSATVPVGMTFLSQGCIPQPASFMSCGKIQPNIGSYPQPSVSGCTSYNGYGGIYPQATPFHQVALALKNSASPMTSKVSPVAAVASPTSFSSKDHSSEKERRQKRKFQELPANSMGPAKPHQDPNFSKQRLSSNFDVRNVSNMPSPKKLTQQAANGLPPPAPKSMPPPPPPSRSMMPPPTPPKSGTSPIMNIPEDNHDQDKTTSKVVPDTLIQLMEYGDDDEDEDDDFEITTADTMKANSNAQIASKPFWAV, from the exons ATGACTGAGGACGATTGCCCCCCTGCGCAGTCTTCTTCAACCAAGCAAAG AAAACGGAAGTGGGATCAACCTGCTGAATCCTTTATCTCAGCAGTACCTGGGGTTATTCCCTTGGGAAATGTAGGATCTCCGATGCTACAAGCTGTTTCGGCCATAAATACAACTCAACAGCTCTTGACACCTTCCTTGCAACAGCATGCTGTCACTTTGGTTCAAAAGATTAATCAA ACGAAATTGCAGGAGGAGTTAATAGCTCGGGAAATTGTCATAAACGATGCTGAATCTTCCATAAGGAACAAACTCACCAAACGACAAACCCAGGAGGAG ATCCAGAGGTGTACAGGTTCTGTAGTAATAACTAG GGGTAAATATAGACCACCCAATGGACCAACTGATGGTGAAAAACCTTTATATCTTCACATTTCTGCTGGAGCTCAT TTGGAAACAACAGCGGACCGGATAAAGGCAGTTGATCAAGCAGCTGCTATGGTGGATGAAATGTTGAAACAAGATTCATTAAATAGTGGAACAAAG CCACTAAGCACGCGTGTGTACCTGGGTTTTGAACCAGACCCTTCATTAAACATTGTGGCTCGAATACGTGGACCAAAT GATCAGTATGTAAATCACATTGTGAATGAAACAGGAGCAACTGTATTACTGAGAGGACGTGGTTCTGGAAATCCTGAAAGCGTACAGGGTGAAG GACAGCAACCATTGCACTTGCTATTATCATGCAGTAATTCAAAAGGTCTTGAGCATGCAAAGCTTTTGGCTGAAAATCTTTTGGATACAATTTGTGCCGAGTGTGGGGCCTCCAG GGTCTCATCATGTAAAGTTTATGGTGCTGTGCCCCCACCGCAGCAGCTGTTGGCTGCTGTACCACCCACCATTTCAACTGCGAGCTTTGTACCAGTTCCAGTAAGTCCCTCAGCTACAGTGCCTGTGGGTATGACATTCCTTTCTCAAGGGTGTATACCACAGCCTGCGAGTTTTATGAGTTGTGGGAAAATTCAACCTAACATAGGGAGCTATCCTCAGCCATCTGTGAGTGGTTGTACAAGTTATAATGGCTACGGTGGGATATATCCACAAGCCACTCCTTTCCACCAAGTTGCCTTGGCCCTTAAAAATTCAGCCTCTCCCATGACTTCTAAGGTTTCTCCTGTAGCAGCCGTAGCAAGTCCAACTTCCTTCTCAAGTAAAGATCACTCTTCTGAAAAGGAAAGGAGACAAAAACGGAAGTTCCAAGAGTTGCCAGCTAATTCAATGGGACCTGCAAAGCCTCACCAG GATCCAAATTTTTCAAAGCAACGTctatcatcaaattttgatgTGAGAAATGTTTCAAACATGCCATCACCAAAGAAGTTGACCCAGCAAGCAGCCAATGGTCTCCCACCACCCGCTCCTAAGAGTATGCCGCCGCCTCCGCCGCCTTCCAGGAGCATGATGCCTCCACCGACGCCTCCTAAGTCTGGTACATCTCCCATCATGAACATCCCAGAGGATAACCATGATCAGGATAAAACGACATCTAAAGTTGTTCCTG ATACACTTATCCAACTAATGGAGTatggtgatgatgatgaagacgaaGACGATGACTTTGAAATAACTACTGCTGATACCATGAAGGCCAACTCAAATGCTCAAATAGCATCAAAGCCTTTTTGGGCTgtgtga
- the LOC108205982 gene encoding pentatricopeptide repeat-containing protein At3g29290 isoform X2: MALLLKGSVAVTLKCNGCYSYEDELSASKILNLRNPCLFFNCSSYFGSEIKANTKRAKLSGNNCVLLDGLHSLTGLRHSKMATTNNLVRVSSTNRNVSSFKNVLVENEKDNFDAESMNQESPPWGNVEIKGISELMCDGGSVALIKPRGEVVKMTNTLCFLEETDEEVLSNRILKLSRSNKVVSALSLYRSMEFSGLRANLHACNSLLSCLVRNQVLDEALKIFEILKESEMTTGHTYSLILKAIANAWGCNAALNMYEDLSGNSYIKKKFDAIAYNTMLSICGKVNDWVQAERIWRNLNDNGRTGTALTYRLLVCIFVRCSQNELALDAYREMIQNSLEPTDDMMQAIIGACSKEGEWDMGLSVFHRMLNQGMKPNAVACNALINSLGKANKANLALKVYGIMKSLGHIPDAYTWNAILGALYKAEEHADVLRLFQNLQAAKKSKISLHMYNTALMSCKRLGAWDRALQLLWHMESSGLPISTVSYNLVIGTCEVARRPKIALQVYERMLHQHHTPDLFTLLSLIRSCIWGSLWHEMEQVLKVPQNASLYNVSIQGMFLRGKIDSAKKLYKEMQENGCEPDGKTRALMLQYMRKHSVRRARRRRLTQWKV; this comes from the exons ATGGCTCTACTTTTAAAGGGTTCAGTTGCTGTTACATTGAAATGTAATGGGTGTTACAGCTACGAAGATGAGTTATCTGCTTCAAAAATTCTTAACTTAAGAAACCCATGTTTGTTTTTCAATTGTTCGTCGTATTTTGGCTCAGAAATAAAAGCAAACACAAAGCGTGCAAAGCTTAGTGGCAACAACTGTGTTTTGCTTGATGGCTTGCATTCTTTAACTGGGCTTCGGCATTCGAAAATGGCCACAACCAATAACTTAGTTAGGGTTTCAAGTACAAATCGAAATGTTTCTAGCTTCAAGAATGTGCTTGTCGAAAatgaaaaagataattttgatGCTGAGTCTATGAACCAAGAATCGCCTCCTTGGGGAAATGTTGAAATAAAAGGGATTTCTGAATTGATGTGTGATGGCGGTAGTGTGGCACTAATAAAACCTCGAGGTGAAGTGGTTAAGATGACCAACACGTTGTGTTTCTTAGAGGAAACAGATGAAGAGGTCTTGTCTAATAGGATATTGAAGCTTAGCAGGTCAAATAAGGTTGTGAGTGCTTTGAGTTTGTATAGGTCCATGGAATTTTCTGGACTTCGCGCCAACTTGCATGCATGCAATTCTCTTCTCTCTTGCCTTGTGAGGAATCAAGTGCTTGACGAGGCACTGAAAATCTTTGAGATACTGAAGGAAAGTGAGATGACTACAGGCCATACATATAGCTTGATACTAAAAGCAATTGCAAATGCTTGGGGTTGTAATGCTGCACTGAATATGTATGAAGATTTGTCAGGGAATAgttatattaagaaaaaatttgATGCAATTGCGTATAACACAATGTTGTCAATTTGTGGAAAAGTGAATGACTGGGTTCAGGCTGAAAGAATTTGGAGAAATTTGAATGATAATGGTCGTACTGGAACCGCTCTGACTTACCGCTTGTTGGTTTGCATATTTGTTCGTTGCAGTCAGAATGAATTAGCGCTTGATGCTTATCGTGAGATGATTCAGAATAGCTTGGAACCAACTGATGACATGATGCAAGCTATTATAGGAGCATGCTCAAAAGAGGGGGAATGGGATATGGGTCTAAGTGTCTTCCACCGTATGTTGAACCAAGGGATGAAGCCAAATGCAGTTGCTTGTAATGCTTTGATTAATTCGCTTGGGAAAGCCAACAAGGCCAACTTAGCTCTAAAGGTTTATGGTATTATGAAATCCTTGGGACATATACCTGATGCGTACACATGGAATGCAATACTTGGTGCTTTATACAAGGCAGAGGAACATGCCGATGTTCTTCGTCTCTTTCAAAATCTTCAAGCTGCAAAGAAATCTAAAATAAGTTTACACATGTACAATACTGCTTTGATGTCTTGCAAGAGACTCGGAGCATGGGATAGAGCTTTGCAGCTACTGTGGCATATGGAATCCTCTGGCTTACCCATCTCAACTGTATCATATAACCTTGTTATCGGGACTTGTGAGGTTGCAAGAAGGCCAAAGATTGCATTACAAGTATACGAGCGCATGCTTCATCAACATCACACCCCAGATCTGTTTACTCTATTATCACTGATAAGGAGTTGTATATGGGGTTCTCTTTGGCATGAAATGGAGCAAGTGCTTAAA GTTCCGCAGAATGCATCTCTTTACAATGTTTCTATACAGGGGATGTTCTTAAGGGGCAAGATTGACTCAGCCAAAAAGTTATATAAAGAAATGCAAGAAAATGGTTGTGAACCTGATGGAAAAACTCGGGCATTGATGCTTCAATACATGCGAAAACACTCTGTTAGGCGGGCAAGAAG GAGGAGGTTAACCCAATGGAAAGTGTGA
- the LOC108209031 gene encoding protein RIK isoform X1: MTEDDCPPAQSSSTKQRRKRKWDQPAESFISAVPGVIPLGNVGSPMLQAVSAINTTQQLLTPSLQQHAVTLVQKINQTKLQEELIAREIVINDAESSIRNKLTKRQTQEEIQRCTGSVVITRGKYRPPNGPTDGEKPLYLHISAGAHLETTADRIKAVDQAAAMVDEMLKQDSLNSGTKPLSTRVYLGFEPDPSLNIVARIRGPNDQYVNHIVNETGATVLLRGRGSGNPESVQGEGQQPLHLLLSCSNSKGLEHAKLLAENLLDTICAECGASRVSSCKVYGAVPPPQQLLAAVPPTISTASFVPVPVSPSATVPVGMTFLSQGCIPQPASFMSCGKIQPNIGSYPQPSVSGCTSYNGYGGIYPQATPFHQVALALKNSASPMTSKVSPVAAVASPTSFSSKDHSSEKERRQKRKFQELPANSMGPAKPHQDPNFSKQRLSSNFDVRNVSNMPSPKKLTQQAANGLPPPAPKSMPPPPPPSRSMMPPPTPPKSGTSPIMNIPEDNHDQDKTTSKVVPDTLIQLMEYGDDDEDEDDDFEITTADTMKANSNAQIASKPFWAV; encoded by the exons ATGACTGAGGACGATTGCCCCCCTGCGCAGTCTTCTTCAACCAAGCAAAG GAGAAAACGGAAGTGGGATCAACCTGCTGAATCCTTTATCTCAGCAGTACCTGGGGTTATTCCCTTGGGAAATGTAGGATCTCCGATGCTACAAGCTGTTTCGGCCATAAATACAACTCAACAGCTCTTGACACCTTCCTTGCAACAGCATGCTGTCACTTTGGTTCAAAAGATTAATCAA ACGAAATTGCAGGAGGAGTTAATAGCTCGGGAAATTGTCATAAACGATGCTGAATCTTCCATAAGGAACAAACTCACCAAACGACAAACCCAGGAGGAG ATCCAGAGGTGTACAGGTTCTGTAGTAATAACTAG GGGTAAATATAGACCACCCAATGGACCAACTGATGGTGAAAAACCTTTATATCTTCACATTTCTGCTGGAGCTCAT TTGGAAACAACAGCGGACCGGATAAAGGCAGTTGATCAAGCAGCTGCTATGGTGGATGAAATGTTGAAACAAGATTCATTAAATAGTGGAACAAAG CCACTAAGCACGCGTGTGTACCTGGGTTTTGAACCAGACCCTTCATTAAACATTGTGGCTCGAATACGTGGACCAAAT GATCAGTATGTAAATCACATTGTGAATGAAACAGGAGCAACTGTATTACTGAGAGGACGTGGTTCTGGAAATCCTGAAAGCGTACAGGGTGAAG GACAGCAACCATTGCACTTGCTATTATCATGCAGTAATTCAAAAGGTCTTGAGCATGCAAAGCTTTTGGCTGAAAATCTTTTGGATACAATTTGTGCCGAGTGTGGGGCCTCCAG GGTCTCATCATGTAAAGTTTATGGTGCTGTGCCCCCACCGCAGCAGCTGTTGGCTGCTGTACCACCCACCATTTCAACTGCGAGCTTTGTACCAGTTCCAGTAAGTCCCTCAGCTACAGTGCCTGTGGGTATGACATTCCTTTCTCAAGGGTGTATACCACAGCCTGCGAGTTTTATGAGTTGTGGGAAAATTCAACCTAACATAGGGAGCTATCCTCAGCCATCTGTGAGTGGTTGTACAAGTTATAATGGCTACGGTGGGATATATCCACAAGCCACTCCTTTCCACCAAGTTGCCTTGGCCCTTAAAAATTCAGCCTCTCCCATGACTTCTAAGGTTTCTCCTGTAGCAGCCGTAGCAAGTCCAACTTCCTTCTCAAGTAAAGATCACTCTTCTGAAAAGGAAAGGAGACAAAAACGGAAGTTCCAAGAGTTGCCAGCTAATTCAATGGGACCTGCAAAGCCTCACCAG GATCCAAATTTTTCAAAGCAACGTctatcatcaaattttgatgTGAGAAATGTTTCAAACATGCCATCACCAAAGAAGTTGACCCAGCAAGCAGCCAATGGTCTCCCACCACCCGCTCCTAAGAGTATGCCGCCGCCTCCGCCGCCTTCCAGGAGCATGATGCCTCCACCGACGCCTCCTAAGTCTGGTACATCTCCCATCATGAACATCCCAGAGGATAACCATGATCAGGATAAAACGACATCTAAAGTTGTTCCTG ATACACTTATCCAACTAATGGAGTatggtgatgatgatgaagacgaaGACGATGACTTTGAAATAACTACTGCTGATACCATGAAGGCCAACTCAAATGCTCAAATAGCATCAAAGCCTTTTTGGGCTgtgtga